In Marivivens aquimaris, one genomic interval encodes:
- the mraY gene encoding phospho-N-acetylmuramoyl-pentapeptide-transferase — protein MLYLLTALSDGGDFFNLFRYITFRAGGAFLTALLFGFMFGRPLIDVLRRKQGKGQPIRSDGPEAHLAKVGTPTMGGLLIVGALAFSTLLWARLDNAFVLLTLFVTLSYAAIGFADDYSKVSKQSTDGVSGKVRLIIGFAVAAIAGYWAAAYHPADLTNQLALPVFKNTLINLSWLFVPFAMLVIVGAANAVNFTDGLDGLAIMPVMIAAGTFGIIAYIVGRSDFTEYLDVHYVPDTAEITVFCAALIGGGLGFLWYNAPPAAVFMGDTGSLALGGALGSIAVATKHEIVLAIVGGLFVMETLSVIIQVLYFKRTGKRVFLMAPIHHHYEKKGWSEPQIVIRFWIISLILAMIGLATLKVR, from the coding sequence ATGCTGTACCTTCTGACCGCTCTCTCCGACGGCGGCGATTTCTTCAACCTGTTCCGGTACATCACCTTCCGCGCTGGCGGAGCTTTCCTGACCGCGCTGCTGTTCGGCTTCATGTTTGGCCGTCCGCTGATCGACGTGCTGCGCCGCAAACAGGGCAAGGGCCAGCCGATCCGCAGCGACGGCCCCGAAGCGCACCTCGCCAAGGTCGGCACCCCCACGATGGGCGGTCTGCTGATCGTCGGCGCACTCGCGTTCTCGACGCTGCTCTGGGCGCGCCTTGATAATGCGTTCGTGCTGCTGACCCTCTTCGTCACGCTGTCCTACGCAGCGATCGGTTTCGCCGACGACTATTCCAAGGTGAGCAAGCAATCGACCGACGGCGTGTCGGGCAAAGTCCGCCTGATCATCGGCTTCGCGGTTGCTGCTATCGCGGGCTACTGGGCTGCGGCCTACCACCCTGCTGACCTCACAAACCAGCTCGCGCTGCCTGTCTTCAAGAACACGCTCATCAACCTCAGCTGGCTCTTCGTACCCTTCGCGATGCTCGTCATCGTCGGCGCCGCCAACGCTGTAAACTTCACCGATGGCCTCGACGGCCTCGCAATCATGCCCGTCATGATCGCGGCCGGCACCTTCGGTATCATCGCCTATATCGTCGGTCGCTCGGACTTCACCGAATACCTCGATGTCCACTACGTGCCCGACACGGCGGAAATCACAGTGTTCTGCGCCGCGCTGATCGGCGGTGGCCTCGGCTTCCTGTGGTACAACGCACCGCCCGCCGCGGTCTTTATGGGCGACACCGGCTCGCTGGCTCTGGGCGGCGCACTCGGCTCAATCGCCGTTGCCACCAAGCACGAGATCGTCCTCGCCATCGTCGGCGGCCTTTTCGTGATGGAGACCCTCTCGGTCATCATTCAGGTGCTCTACTTCAAACGGACCGGTAAGCGCGTGTTCCTCATGGCGCCAATCCATCACCACTACGAAAAGAAGGGCTGGTCCGAGCCGCAGATCGTGATCCGGTTCTGGATCATCTCGCTGATCCTCGCCATGATCGGCCTCGCGACGCTTAAAGTGCGCTGA
- the murD gene encoding UDP-N-acetylmuramoyl-L-alanine--D-glutamate ligase — protein sequence MIPVRGYENQTVAILGLGRSGRATAKALMAGGATAVAWDDNPAAREAAEAEGITIRDLSRQGAFLDVSCLVVSPGIPHLYPTPNAVVAAAWDANVPVDNDIGLFFRSFASRDWDEFDQPPRVVAVTGSNGKSTTSALIHHILTEAGKPAQLAGNIGRGVFDIDPASDGEIVVLELSSYQTELARSLTPDIAVLTNLSPDHLDRHAGIGGYFAAKRRLFAEGAPDRNIIGVDEIEGRFLANQLSEAQGDDRVLRISNTRKLDDAGWTVFARKGFLSEWRKGRQIGSIDLREIAGLPGAHNHQNACAAYAVCRCLGLGPKQIEEGMRSYGGLPHRSQLVGEKDGVTFVNDSKATNVESAAKALQAFKRIRWICGGLEKEGGLDGLLPHVGSVAKAYVIGREAAAFAMKLKDVETEVCTTMENAVALATAEAEEGDTVLLAPACASFDQYNSFEKRGEDFIAQVAKVTG from the coding sequence ATGATCCCTGTTCGTGGATACGAGAACCAGACCGTCGCGATCCTCGGCCTTGGCCGTTCGGGGCGGGCGACCGCAAAGGCGCTTATGGCTGGCGGCGCGACGGCCGTCGCTTGGGATGACAACCCCGCCGCGCGTGAAGCGGCAGAGGCTGAGGGCATCACCATTCGCGACCTCTCGCGTCAGGGCGCGTTTCTGGATGTGAGCTGCCTTGTAGTCTCGCCTGGTATTCCGCACCTCTATCCGACGCCCAATGCCGTCGTTGCTGCCGCTTGGGATGCGAATGTGCCGGTCGACAACGACATCGGTCTGTTCTTCCGTTCTTTTGCCTCCCGCGATTGGGACGAATTCGACCAGCCGCCACGCGTGGTGGCGGTCACTGGTTCGAACGGTAAGTCGACGACTTCGGCGCTCATTCACCACATTCTGACCGAGGCCGGTAAGCCCGCGCAGCTTGCTGGAAACATCGGTCGCGGTGTGTTCGATATCGACCCTGCCAGCGATGGCGAGATTGTGGTGCTGGAGCTGTCTTCCTACCAGACCGAGCTTGCCCGTTCGCTGACGCCTGACATCGCGGTGCTGACGAACCTGTCGCCCGATCACCTTGATCGTCATGCGGGGATCGGAGGCTACTTTGCCGCCAAGCGCCGCCTTTTTGCCGAAGGCGCGCCGGACCGCAATATCATCGGCGTCGACGAGATCGAGGGTCGTTTCCTCGCCAACCAGCTGTCCGAGGCTCAGGGCGATGACCGCGTTCTGCGCATCTCGAACACGCGCAAACTAGACGATGCCGGTTGGACCGTTTTCGCCCGCAAAGGCTTTTTGTCCGAGTGGCGTAAAGGCCGCCAGATCGGCAGCATCGACCTGCGCGAGATTGCGGGACTGCCGGGCGCCCATAATCATCAGAACGCCTGTGCAGCCTATGCCGTTTGCCGGTGCCTTGGACTGGGTCCAAAGCAGATCGAGGAAGGGATGCGGAGCTATGGCGGCCTGCCGCACCGTTCGCAGCTTGTCGGCGAAAAAGACGGCGTGACTTTCGTCAACGACTCCAAAGCGACCAACGTGGAAAGCGCGGCAAAGGCGTTGCAAGCGTTCAAGCGTATCCGTTGGATTTGCGGCGGCCTTGAGAAAGAGGGCGGGCTGGACGGCCTGCTGCCGCATGTTGGTTCGGTTGCCAAAGCCTACGTCATCGGCCGCGAGGCGGCTGCCTTCGCGATGAAGCTCAAGGACGTCGAGACCGAAGTTTGCACCACGATGGAGAACGCGGTCGCATTGGCAACTGCCGAGGCCGAAGAGGGTGACACGGTGCTGCTCGCGCCTGCTTGCGCGAGTTTCGACCAGT